Below is a genomic region from Candidatus Thermoplasmatota archaeon.
CGTTTGAGCAAGCGCAGCTTCTCCACGTCCAGAAGCCCCGCCACCTGCGAGGCAAGCCCAAAGCGCGTCATGGCGTCGGGGTCCTGCGACCAGTCGCCGCCGGTCGAAGCGACTCCGGGTCGCTCGACGATGAGGTCCAGGGCGGTGCGCGCTTGCGCCGACAAGGGTGCCAGGGTCTCGGGTGGACGAGAGAGGTCCTGCTGCTCGGTGAGCAAGAACATCATCGCGATGGAATAGACGGCAAGCGCGACCACGAGTCCGACAAGAGCGCTTGCCGCCTTGGTTCCCCGACCCACAGGCGGCCGCATGCTTCCCCCGTTTCCGGAAGAGCGCTTAGGACGCCCCCCGGGCAAATAGCTTTCCCGTCCCGAAGGGTTGACCTCTCCTTGGGTTCGGCGCTCCGCGCCGGTGGTTTCGTTACACCAGGTTCAGCGGAATCACGAGCATCTCCTCGAAGGAGTTCGCGGGATCCGACATGTGGAAGAAGACGATGACGGCGCGGATGGTGGGCGTCGGGGAATCGTGGACGATCCCGTCGCTTGCGCCGTCGTACGGCCGGGCGTCGTAGACGGCGGCGCCGTTGTAGGCCGTGGCGGTGTAGTTGCCGATCGTGGAGGCGGTGCACCGTCCGCCGTCCACGTTCGCCGCGCGGCAGGTGTAGTGGTCGTACTCGCGCTTGGGCGCAAGCACGCTCTCGTTCCCCGCGAGCTCGAGGTGCAGCTGGTAGCCCTTCCCGTTTGCGATCTCGCGCACGGTGATCGCCGTGCTGTTGAAGGCCACGAGGAACGACAGGTCGGTCGTGTGCTCGCCCGTGACGTCCCGAAGCGTGGTGGCGACCTTGTCGCGCAGGAACCGGAACTCGTGCGAGAGGCCGGGCTCCGTGGCCTTCGTCGTCTCCTGCTCGAGGTGGCGGATCTCGGCGAGCGTGAGCGCCGTGAGCACGAAGGCGACCACGAGGAGGACGCCCGAGAGCATCATCATCTGTCCGCGCTCGTCCCGAGCCATCGCGATCAGCCCCCGAGCATGAACCGGAAAACGACGTACGAGATCACAACGAGCAGGAAGCTGTGCTTGAGTCCGTTCACCGGCCGCCCTCCCTCCATGACGCCGGCCACAAGGCCACCGCCGAAGCCCTGCACGAGCGCGGCGTGGAAGAAGACGTCCACGAAGGCCTGGGTGTCGAAGGCCTGGAAGCGGATGCCCCCGAAGGAGACGCCCTGAGCGCCCCGCACGGCCTTGGCCACCTCGGGAACGAACTGCGCCGTGAGGATCCAGATGACGGCCAGGAAGACGAAGAACGAGACGTAGATGATCATGACGTAGATCGACATGCTCGTTCGCCGCTCGCGCTTCAAGAGCTCGATCTCGCGCGCGTCGTCTGCGGCCGCGGTGAGGACGTCCACCACGTTGCCCCCCGCCTCGTTGGCCTGCACGACAAGCGAAGCCGTGCGACCGACAAGCGGCGTCTTCACCCGCTGCGCAAAGCGCGAGAGGGCCTCGTTGAAGGAGACGCCCCACTCGATCTGCGCGGCCATCTTGCGGATCTCCGAGGTGAGCGCGCCGTAGCTTCCCTTCGAGCTCGTCACGATGGCCTGCGTGAGCGTCATGCCCGCGCGCTTGTTCTCGGCGAGGTCGCGCAGGAAGTCGGGGAAGCGCGCGTCGATGGAGCGGATGCGCGCGCTCTCGCGGTTGTGGTAGATGCTGTAGGGCCCAAGGCCGATGAGGATGGCGAAGACGAAAAAGTCCACGCTCTTGAGCCCAAAGCCGCCCACGAGCGGGATCGGCCGGAGGACGCCCATCTGCATGGCGGCGCCCACGACGACAAGCGTTGCGGCGGCCGAGATGCTGGCGCCCAGCACCATGAGGCGCGTGAGCTCCTGGCTGGAGAGGCGCTTCTTGCCGATCTCCTGCTTCTTCTGGGCGAGCACGCGCTCGTCCATGTTCTGACTTTGGAAGTAGCGGACGACGATGAGGACAAGGACCATCACGGCCGAGGCGATGACGGCGACGAAGACGAGGTCGCGGACCGGGCCCGCCGGAAGGTCCAGGACGGGCCGGCCCGAGGGCGTGCGCATCGAGCTTCCGACGGAGAGGAAGACGAGGAACAGGAGGAGCACGGTGCCGCCGATGTACGTCGCCATCATGCGGCGCTCGATCTTCTCCTTCGTGTCGCGGTCGGCCTTGCGGCTCTGGGCGATCTCGGAGGCCAGAAGCGACAGGACGCCGGGCAGAAGCGCGCGCGTCTTCACGAACTGGATCAGGAGGAGCGCGCCCACGGACAGCAGCACGATCGCGTTGTCGAGCTCGAAGCCCGACCCCTCGGCGATGCCGCTTCCAAGGAACAGGCCGAAGGCCACGACGAGGAGGACGAGGACGGAGAGGTTCCAGCTGATGGCCTTGAGCTTGTAGTCGTACTGCACGTCCGTCGGGATGCGCGTGCGGACCGCGTTCACGACGGGAAGCGGCAGGAGCGCAAGCGCCATCACGAGGATGAAATGCTCGTCGTACAGCGAGACGATGGGCGTGGTGGGCCCGCCCGCCTTGTGGACGATCGACAGGCAGGCGAGGATGCCCAAGACCGCAAGCTGGACCGTCATCCCTACCGAGAGCGCGACCAAGACCTGCCGCTTGTGCTCCTTGTACCCCTTGGCATCCTCGAGATCGAAGACCGGCCGGCGGCTGATGCCGACCGAGTACGTGCTGCCGAGGATCGTGAAGAACCCGCAGCCAAGGAGGAGAAGCGGGACGGGGCCTGGCTCGGTGACGACGGAAAGGATCGCGGCAAGGCCAAGGAAACTCCCGGCCAGCCCCGAGAGGGCCCACGTGATCTTGGCCGGAAACTCGGTGGCCTTGAGGCGCTCCTCGTGCTCCAGCCAGTCGCTCATGGCCTGGAAGCTTGGCAGCATGCCGCGCGACCGGACGAGGAGGAGAAGCCCGATCTCGCCGGCGGCCAGCAGGAACGAGGCCTTGGGCGCCGGCACCTCGAAGACGCCGATCGCCATAAGCGAGCCCCCGAGGGAGCCGACGACGAGCGAGAACCCGATCGCAGAGAGCGTGGAGCGGAAGCGCGTCGTCCGCTCTTCGGACGGGTTGCGGCTCTTCACGACCACCATGGCGGCGATCGCGACCGTGAACAGGGCCGCCACGATCGTGAAGTACCGCACGAACGCCTCGGCAAAGCCCGAGTACGACACGAACGCGCCGCCGGCGGCAAGGACGGCAAGCGCCTCGATGAACAGGAGGACGAGCAGCAGCACGAAGCTTGCAAGCGAGAGCATGGCCAGGCGGAAACGCCTGGCAAAGCGCGCGTCCGGATGCTCGCGCGCGGGCACGCCCTCCGTGAGAAGGAACGGCGCAAAGGCCAGGAGCATGAGGGCCAGGCCGCCCAGCAGAACCCCGGAGAGCGGGGAGACGACGCTTGCGGCCGCCGAGACGAGCGCGAGCGTCCCCGCTCCGTAGGCAAGGAGCGCCGGGAGCGGAGGAAGATCGCGCGCGGCCATGGAATCACAGCTCCGGCGTCATGGCCATGAGACCGTAGACGAAACCGAGGTTCGCAAGCGGCAGCATGATGTACGTGACGAGGTACAGCTGGAAGGGACCCTGCGCCGAGAGCATGCCCATGATGGACATCATCACGATGAGGAACAGGGGGCCGGCCACGGCGACCGTGACGTAGGTCTCGGCCATGAGGCCCATCATGTCGAGGAACGCGCGCTGCTCCTGGCGGTTCTCCAGCATGTAGCGCTGGGCCTTGCTCGAGAAGTACGCCTGGAGGTCGCCGCCGGAGCCCGTCGTCGTGATGGCCCCCTGCAGGAACTCCTGGAAGCGAAGCGAGGGGCTGCGGCGGATGGCGCGCTTCAACGCCGTCACCGAGTCCTTGCCGTAGAGCGCGATGTCGCGCCAGATGCCCTCGGCCTCGCGCGCGACCTCGCCGTAGATGCGCTGCTGGGCCAGGCTCTGGAAGATGCGGTCGACGTTCACGCCGGCCGAGGCCATGGCCGCGATGTAGTTGAGCGCGTAGGGGAGCTTGAGATCGATGTCCTTGCCGCGCCCCTTCGCCTTCGAGGCCGGCGTCGAGAGGATCGCGCCGTAGGCGCCAAGGCCCATCATCACGGGGATGAAGACCGCAAGCAGCAGCGGCAGCGGCTGGGGGATCGGAAGCAGCGGGAAGAGCAGGATCGACAAGAACAGCGACAGCAGCCCGCCGGCCACGAGGCAGAGCAGGGCCGTGAAGAGCGCGAAGGCCATGTACGCCTCGGCCCGCACGCCCATCCGCGCGCGCATGATGTCCTCCTCGAGCTTGTTTGTGTCCAAGCGCTCGATGACAAATCCGCCAAAGAGGCGGAACGATACGCGCTGGAAGTCGTTCATGCGGGCGGCCGAAAGGGCCACGCCCGCGTCGTTCTCGCGCGCGTCGGGCACGCGCGGCGCCGTCGGAACGCCGTCGGGCGCCCGCGGCGCGGGGGCGGCCACGACGACCTGCGTCGCGGCGGCGCCTTGGCCCTGGGCCTCGGCGGGCTCCTCGGGCAAGGCGGTTTCCTTGCGCCGCAGGCTCGGCAGCTTCACGGGTTCCCCCCAGCCGCCTGCGCATCCGATTTGAGCTTTGCGGCAAGCGAGGCGTCCACGCCGGGCACGCGCGCGAGGTCCTCCGGCGAGGCGCGCGCGATCGCCTGCACGTCGCGGAAGCCCGCCTGTGCCAGGTGCATCGCAAGATCGCGGTCCACGCTTGGAAGCTGCATGACGCCGGCAAGCCCGGCGGCCGTGACGCGCGCGGCCACGCCCGCCTTTGTCGCCGCCAAGGGGGACGGGGATGGCGCGGCGGCGTGCGCGGGCTGCGAAACGGGGGCCTGCGTGGCGCCTGCCGCGGGCGGAGACGCGGCCAGCACCTCCGACGCCACGGCGACCGCCGGCGCGGCGGGCGGCCCGCTCGCTTCCTCGGGCTCCTTGGCCTCCTCGCTGCCGGCGGCGTACGCGGCGGCCTGCGCCCCCGACTCCTCGCTTGCCGCCCGGATGCGCTCCATGGTGGGCCCCGGGTTCCGGTAGTACGATAGGATGATGCGCGCGACGTCCTTGTGGTCGCGGACCTCGCGGGCGATCATCCACTCGATGATCTCCTTGCGGCGCGCAAGCTCGTCCTTCATTTCCTGTTCGGAGAGGTTCTTCTCCATCCGGATGCGCTCGAGCACGTACGAGACGCCCGAGAACTCGAAGGTGTCCGTGGCCGGCTGCCAGGCGAACACCTCGTTCGTGAGGATCTCGCGCGTGTGCGGGTCCAGCCCGACGATCTCCACGATCTCCTTGGTGCGGCGCACGCGCTTTCCGGCGATGCGCGTCTGGATCTGGACGGAGACGATGTCGAGGGCCTCGAGAAGCGAGCGCGGGATGTTGATGGGATCGGATTCGAGACGGTGGATGACGCTCTCGACCGAGTCGGCGTGCATCGTGCCGTAGGCGCTGTGGCCCGTGGCCATGGCCTGGAAAAGCACGTACGCCTCCTGGCCGCGGACCTCGCCGACGAGAATGTACTCAGGGCGCTGGCGCAGCGCGGCCTTGAGAAGCGTGAACATGTCGATCTCGCCCGCCTGGCGCCCCTTGTCGTCGCGCGGCCCAAAGCCCATGCGCGTCGTGGCGGCGATCCAGTTGGGGTGCGGGAGGTTGAGCTCGCGCGTGTCCTCGATGGAGACGATCTTCATCTGCGGCGGGATGAACAGCAGGATCGCGTTCAGGCTCGTCGTCTTGCCCGACGCCGTGCCGCCCGAGTAGATCGTGGAGGCGCCGTGCTGCACGGCCATCCACAGGTACGCGAGCATCTCGGCCGACATCGTGCCGAACTTGACGAGGTCCGTGGGCGTGAAAGGCTCCTCGCGGAACTTGCGGATCGTGAACGTCGAGCCCCCGGCCGTGACCTCGTCGGAGAGCGTGGCGTTGAGGCGCGAGCCGTCCTCCATCGTCGCGTCGAGCAGGGGCTCGGCGATGGAGATGTGCTTGCCCGAGCGCTGCGCGAGGCGGATCACGAAGCTGTCGAGCTCGAGCGGCGTCTCGAAGACGACGAGGGACCGAAGGCTCTCGAACTTGCGGTGGTACAGGAAGATGGGAACGCCGGGGCCGTCGCAGGAGACGTCCTCGATGAGGTCGTCGCGCATGATGGGGTCGATCTTCGCGAAGCCGAGGAAGTCGCGGACGACGTAGTACGTGAGACGCTGCTTGGTCGTCTCGTCGATGGCGATCGAGTAGTCGTACAGGATGTCGTCGATGTTCTTCTTGAGCGTGGTCTCCGCGGTCTTCTCGTCCATCTCCGAGAGGCCCACCTCCAGGATGTCCACCATCGTCGACTCGACGAAGGTGAGGATGCGCTTCTCGCGCTCGGTGAGCGGCGGCTCGATGACCTGGTAGACGTTCTCGCTCGCCTTCTCGTCGAAGAAGACGCGCACGTACGCGTAGGGGGCCTGGACGGGGTAGATGAGAAGCTCCTTCTGCCCCTCGGAGAGAGGCGGGATGGGCGTGGGCTCCGGCGGCGCCTCGGGCTCGGGCGCCTCCTCCTTTTCGCCAAAGAGGCCGGCGGGCTTCATGACCGACTCGCCCGCGGCAGGCTCGGCCTCGGCCGCCGGCGCGGGGGCCTTTCGGCGGAGAAGCCCCTTGCGCTCCGGCGCAGCGGGCGCGCTTGGCTCCGTCGCGTCGGCGGGCGCCGGCGCGTCCTGCGCGACGGCGGGGGGTTCCTCGGGCGTTTGCTTTCCTCGCGAGAGCCACGATCGAGCCATTGTTACGTCCCTCCGCAGGCCTTTCGGCCGTCCTGGATCCGAAGATGCTTCACGTCGTTTGCCGTGTTGAAGTCGCCCTGGTCGTCCAGCCAGTAGCACAGGCGCACGAGGCCGCCTTGCGCGTGCGCCGTGCCGTCCACGGCAAGCGAGAGCGCGCCGGCGGCAAAGGTCGTCGCGTTCGTGCGGATGCGCCCGTCGGTCGTGTTGACGGACACGTTGTCGCGGCCCAGCGCGACGTAGTAGTCCACGCCGCTGACCGCGGGCAGGCGCAGAAGCGAGCTTGCGGTCGCGTTCGGGAAGACCTCCGCGTACGTCGAGAAGCGCGCGACGTGGGAGGCCACCGTGTTGGCGACAAGCTCGAGCTCCGCGGCGGCCTGCAGCAGCTGGCTGCTGCCACGCGTGACGGTGAAGGCGTTCATGCTGAACAGGAGCACGACGGTCGAGAGGAAGAAGGCCAGGATGTAGCCGATGACCTCCTGCACGCCGGCCTCGGACCGGCGCGCTGCGCGAAGCGGGCGAAGGCGACGCGACGCGGTCGGCGGCGCGCGCTCCATCACGGCACCACCGTCACGACGCTGTGCACGAAGGTGAAGCGGAAGCGCGTCGACCCCTCCGTCTGCTCGATCCACCGCACGTCCTCTGCGCCCACCGTCCCCTCCCGCACCACGAAACGGTAGCCCGCCGCCGTCTCCGCAAGGTGCGCGTACCACACGTCGCGCAGCAATCCGAAGTCGTAGATGCGCACGGCTTGCACGTTTCCCTCCTCGGCGAGCCGGAAGGTCCCGTAGAGGTTGAGGAACACGCCCGGGCGCCCGGCGCCGCCGGAGAAGCTCGCGGTGCCGTCGATCTCGATCATGCGCAGGAACAGCGAGACCGTCTCCTCGCCCGCCGCGTTCACGAACGTGTGCGGGGGCGAGACGGGAAGGTCGCTCTGCGGAGCCAGCCCGTGCAGAGGGCCGGAGAAGAGCGCGCCGTTTGTGGCGAAGATGTACTTCGTGGCCGCGCCAAGCGAGCTCTGGTAGACGACCTCGCCGAGGTCGTTGAACCAGGCGGACTCGACGGGCACCTTCGTCGCGTTGTACACGACGAGGCGCACGAGCCCCTCGTGCAGCGAGACGCGCGCGGGGACGGACGTGTTCGTGCAGAAGGTGACGGTCTGCACGGCCGTCGCCGCGTTGACGGTGTCGTTGCCCCATGCCGGCGACAGGGGCGTCGAGCCCAGCGTGAGCGAGCAGTCGGTCGAACGGTAGACGCGGAGCTCCGTGGCCTGCCCGCCCACGATGCGCCAGGCCTTCATCGTCGCGTCCGGCACCGAGGCTCCCACGTTGCGGACGGCGATCGTGGCGGTGTCGCCGGTCGCGTTGCCGTAGAGGAACCCGTGGCCGGGGACAAGCGTCGCGGCGACGATCCACCGGTCGCCCCGCGAGCTCACGCTCACGCTTCCGGCGTCGACCGAGGGCTGCCATCGGATGCTCGTCTGGCCGGCCGAGCCCGTGACAAGCGCGCGGACGCTTGCGTCGAGGTCGCGGAACTGGTCGATGACGGCTCGAAGCTCGGTTCCGCTCTTGAGCTCCGAGATCGCCGGCAGCCCCCACGTGACGACGACGGCGATGCCAAGGACGGCGATTGCAAGGATGAGCACCGTGCCGATGACCGGGCTCACCGCTGCGTCGGCGATGCCCCGAAGGCTCCCCGCGTCCATCCGCTCCCGGACTCAGTTCTTTGAATTATATATAGCAACTCATTTGTCCGGGCTCGGACACATATCAAGGGCGCACGCAGCGGGACTGGGGAAGCAGCGAAAGGCCCGAAATCGTGCGCTTTCGACTTTCCGTTTTAGGGTCATAAAACTCAGAACACGCGCTTCGTGCTCTCGAGCCAGAGTCCCTTCTCGGTCTCCTTGAACAGGAGAAGCCGCGTGGGGTCGCGCACGTCGAGGAGCTTTGACACCTGGAGGTAACTGTAGACGCCAAACCCCTTGCGCTCGACGCCCATCTCCATGACGCCGCCGGCCGCGTGCTTGAGCGCCGTCTCGAACGAAGGGGCGTGCAGTCCGCGCACGAGCGTGACAAGTTGCACGCCGCCCATCTCGCGCCCGAGGTGCACGACGCCGCGGAAGAAGTCCACGGCCTCCTCCTCGTTCTTGCGCGTGAGGCCGGAGAGGCTGTCGAGCACGAGGCGGTAGGGCGTGCCCGGCTGCACGGCCATGAGCTGGTTGAGGACGCTCCCGAAGACGTTCTTGCGGTCGATCTTCTGGATGCCTTCCTTGTGCCCGTTTGTCGTGTTGGCGAACTGGCCCGTGTAGCCGTCGTAGATCGTGAGGCGGCCCTTGGCGCCGCCGTACTCGTTGGCAAGGCTGCCGATGCCCGCTGCGATGCCGGCGGGGGGCCGATCGAAGACGAAGTGGAAGACCTGCTCGCCGGCGGCAAGGCCGCCTGCGGCGAACTGCTCGGCAAAGAGCGAGAGGGCGTTCGAGGGATCGGCGAGCAGGAGGACCGTGGTGCCCCTGGGGATACCTCCCCCCAACTGGGCGTCCAAGCCGGACATGCCGGTGGTCACTAGCTCTTGCATCGCGGTCTTCGGGCTCCCCGGTTGATCCTTGAGGATATCCTCTACAAATACGCTCTCAAAGGCCTCCAAAGGGCTTCGCCTTAAGCGGGCTATGGTATTTGAAGGCGTGGACCCGGCGACATGGGCCCTTTTGGCTGCCATTGGATTCTCCGGCGGGGTGGCCGGCGGCCTCTTTGGCCTCGGCGGCGGGCTTGTCATGGTGCCGCTGTCCGTCCTGCTTCTCCAAACGTCCGTGCACGACGCCAAGGCCGCCGCGCTGCTTGCCGCATCGTTTGCGACCGTGCCGGCGCTTCTCACGCACGCCCGCGCGGGCAACGTGCGCGTGGTCACGGGCGTTCTGCTTGCCGCAGGCGGCGTTGCGGGCTCGCTCCTGTCCGTGCTCCTGGCAGAGCTTGTGAGCGACACGGCGCTGCGCGTCTCCTTTGCCATCCTGCTCCTTGGCGCGGCCGTGCGGCTGGGCATGCGCATCGCTCCGTTGGACCGTCCGGTCGCCGCGCCGCCGGCCGTGGCGGCGCTCGTGGGCGCCGCCGGGGGGCTTGCGGCGGGGTTCTTCGGGATCGGCGGGGGCATCGTGATGGTGCCGGCGCTTGCGCTCCTTGGCCTTCCCATGCACGCGGCCGTTGGCACCTCGCTTGTCGCGGTGCTCGGGAACTCGATTGCCGCCACGGGGGGCCACGCCGCGCTCGGATACGGGCCCGCGATGCTCGATCTTGCCCCCGCGCTTGCGCTTGGCGCGCTGCCGGGAGCGCTTCTGGGGGCGCACGCGGCCGTGCGGATTCCCGACGCGCGCCTTCGCGCCGTCTTTGCCGTGTTCCTCGCCTTCGTGGCCGTGGCCCTTCTGAAAAACGGGCTCTAGCGCCGGCGTGACGGGGCGCAAGAGTCAAGTCCCCCGCCCGCCGATGCCAGGCCGTGGTGCTCGAGAACCTCTCGCCCTTGGATTGGGTGGCCCTGGGTCTCTTCCTTGTGCTCTCGCTCGGGTACCATGCGC
It encodes:
- a CDS encoding ATPase, T2SS/T4P/T4SS family yields the protein MARSWLSRGKQTPEEPPAVAQDAPAPADATEPSAPAAPERKGLLRRKAPAPAAEAEPAAGESVMKPAGLFGEKEEAPEPEAPPEPTPIPPLSEGQKELLIYPVQAPYAYVRVFFDEKASENVYQVIEPPLTEREKRILTFVESTMVDILEVGLSEMDEKTAETTLKKNIDDILYDYSIAIDETTKQRLTYYVVRDFLGFAKIDPIMRDDLIEDVSCDGPGVPIFLYHRKFESLRSLVVFETPLELDSFVIRLAQRSGKHISIAEPLLDATMEDGSRLNATLSDEVTAGGSTFTIRKFREEPFTPTDLVKFGTMSAEMLAYLWMAVQHGASTIYSGGTASGKTTSLNAILLFIPPQMKIVSIEDTRELNLPHPNWIAATTRMGFGPRDDKGRQAGEIDMFTLLKAALRQRPEYILVGEVRGQEAYVLFQAMATGHSAYGTMHADSVESVIHRLESDPINIPRSLLEALDIVSVQIQTRIAGKRVRRTKEIVEIVGLDPHTREILTNEVFAWQPATDTFEFSGVSYVLERIRMEKNLSEQEMKDELARRKEIIEWMIAREVRDHKDVARIILSYYRNPGPTMERIRAASEESGAQAAAYAAGSEEAKEPEEASGPPAAPAVAVASEVLAASPPAAGATQAPVSQPAHAAAPSPSPLAATKAGVAARVTAAGLAGVMQLPSVDRDLAMHLAQAGFRDVQAIARASPEDLARVPGVDASLAAKLKSDAQAAGGNP
- a CDS encoding RAD55 family ATPase; the protein is MQELVTTGMSGLDAQLGGGIPRGTTVLLLADPSNALSLFAEQFAAGGLAAGEQVFHFVFDRPPAGIAAGIGSLANEYGGAKGRLTIYDGYTGQFANTTNGHKEGIQKIDRKNVFGSVLNQLMAVQPGTPYRLVLDSLSGLTRKNEEEAVDFFRGVVHLGREMGGVQLVTLVRGLHAPSFETALKHAAGGVMEMGVERKGFGVYSYLQVSKLLDVRDPTRLLLFKETEKGLWLESTKRVF
- a CDS encoding type II secretion system F family protein, with product MAARDLPPLPALLAYGAGTLALVSAAASVVSPLSGVLLGGLALMLLAFAPFLLTEGVPAREHPDARFARRFRLAMLSLASFVLLLVLLFIEALAVLAAGGAFVSYSGFAEAFVRYFTIVAALFTVAIAAMVVVKSRNPSEERTTRFRSTLSAIGFSLVVGSLGGSLMAIGVFEVPAPKASFLLAAGEIGLLLLVRSRGMLPSFQAMSDWLEHEERLKATEFPAKITWALSGLAGSFLGLAAILSVVTEPGPVPLLLLGCGFFTILGSTYSVGISRRPVFDLEDAKGYKEHKRQVLVALSVGMTVQLAVLGILACLSIVHKAGGPTTPIVSLYDEHFILVMALALLPLPVVNAVRTRIPTDVQYDYKLKAISWNLSVLVLLVVAFGLFLGSGIAEGSGFELDNAIVLLSVGALLLIQFVKTRALLPGVLSLLASEIAQSRKADRDTKEKIERRMMATYIGGTVLLLFLVFLSVGSSMRTPSGRPVLDLPAGPVRDLVFVAVIASAVMVLVLIVVRYFQSQNMDERVLAQKKQEIGKKRLSSQELTRLMVLGASISAAATLVVVGAAMQMGVLRPIPLVGGFGLKSVDFFVFAILIGLGPYSIYHNRESARIRSIDARFPDFLRDLAENKRAGMTLTQAIVTSSKGSYGALTSEIRKMAAQIEWGVSFNEALSRFAQRVKTPLVGRTASLVVQANEAGGNVVDVLTAAADDAREIELLKRERRTSMSIYVMIIYVSFFVFLAVIWILTAQFVPEVAKAVRGAQGVSFGGIRFQAFDTQAFVDVFFHAALVQGFGGGLVAGVMEGGRPVNGLKHSFLLVVISYVVFRFMLGG
- a CDS encoding type II secretion system F family protein, producing the protein MKLPSLRRKETALPEEPAEAQGQGAAATQVVVAAPAPRAPDGVPTAPRVPDARENDAGVALSAARMNDFQRVSFRLFGGFVIERLDTNKLEEDIMRARMGVRAEAYMAFALFTALLCLVAGGLLSLFLSILLFPLLPIPQPLPLLLAVFIPVMMGLGAYGAILSTPASKAKGRGKDIDLKLPYALNYIAAMASAGVNVDRIFQSLAQQRIYGEVAREAEGIWRDIALYGKDSVTALKRAIRRSPSLRFQEFLQGAITTTGSGGDLQAYFSSKAQRYMLENRQEQRAFLDMMGLMAETYVTVAVAGPLFLIVMMSIMGMLSAQGPFQLYLVTYIMLPLANLGFVYGLMAMTPEL
- a CDS encoding sulfite exporter TauE/SafE family protein — translated: MAAIGFSGGVAGGLFGLGGGLVMVPLSVLLLQTSVHDAKAAALLAASFATVPALLTHARAGNVRVVTGVLLAAGGVAGSLLSVLLAELVSDTALRVSFAILLLGAAVRLGMRIAPLDRPVAAPPAVAALVGAAGGLAAGFFGIGGGIVMVPALALLGLPMHAAVGTSLVAVLGNSIAATGGHAALGYGPAMLDLAPALALGALPGALLGAHAAVRIPDARLRAVFAVFLAFVAVALLKNGL